GTGAGCACCCTGCCCCCCTTGGGGCCGGTGAGAAGGAAACTCGAATGCGCCATATATCGCAGCCCAAGGGTAAGCCCCGCCTTCGCCAATCGGGCGAGGGGCAGGCGTTGCCGATCTAGATTCCAGGAAACCGGAATGAAGCGACCGTCCCGCCGAACGAGACCAGGCTTGCATATGGCCTCGGCTGAGAGCGCAAATACGAAATTGAGGACGATAAACATCAGACCGAATGCCAAGAAGCGCTTGAGCGGAAACGAGTGTTTAATTTCCCTGACGGGAAACGTCCCGGAGATAATCAAACCCTCTTAAAATGTATGTGGTAGGCGGCTTGTATTACTTACTATTCTACAGGGATAACACCGAGAAAAACAGAGAATTCCTTATAGATATTTTGTTTTGGAGCAAAATACTTTTGATCTCTGGGCTATACGCGGATGCCCCACATTAACTACCAGTTATCAACCATCTGTTTTATTGACACTTAAATAAATAAAATAAAATATTTTTTCTAATCGGCACTCTCCCACGCTCACTCAATTGGGCGCGGGGATTTTGGAGTCCCAACTCGGCGCTAATAAGTAACATCGCATGCCACAACGATACAACAGGAGATTATACAGTATCAGTGGGAGACAGCCCAAAATATTCAGCCCCACATATATGGTTTCCCTCTCCAGCCATGATTCCAATTCTCCTGTGATAAATAGTATAATTAGCGAAACCGGTTATTCGCAAACTCCGATTCTTCTATTGATTATTTCCAGGAGCATAACGTGAAGTCCACGAATCTTGTCTTCATCATGGCCGACGAGCACAACGTAAACGCCCTCGGCTGCTACGGCCATCCCATGGTAAAGACGCCAAACCTAGATCGTCTCGCCGCCATGGGCACCCGGTTCACGAGCGCATACACCAATTGTCCTCTGTGCGTTCCCGCGCGAGCGTCCCTCGCCACGGGGCGTTACGTACATCAGATTGAAAATTGGGACGGCGCCCACCCTTATGATGGGAGCGTGCCCAGCTGGGGACACCGCCTTCAAGCGACTGGTCACTCTGTGGTCTCGATTGGAAAACTCCACTACCGGAACACCTCTGACCCCACCGGATTCGACGAGCAGATTGCACCAATGCATGTCACCAATGGTGTGGGCGATATCTACGGCGCACTTCGCAACGAAATGCCGCCCAAGGCCGCCTGTGAGCGGCTAGGCAAGGAATTGGGCCCCGGAGACTCTGCCTACCTTCATTACGACACAG
The sequence above is drawn from the Nitrospinaceae bacterium genome and encodes:
- a CDS encoding sulfatase-like hydrolase/transferase, with the protein product MKSTNLVFIMADEHNVNALGCYGHPMVKTPNLDRLAAMGTRFTSAYTNCPLCVPARASLATGRYVHQIENWDGAHPYDGSVPSWGHRLQATGHSVVSIGKLHYRNTSDPTGFDEQIAPMHVTNGVGDIYGALRNEMPPKAACERLGKELGPGDSAYLHYDT